A window of Cryptomeria japonica chromosome 3, Sugi_1.0, whole genome shotgun sequence contains these coding sequences:
- the LOC131874413 gene encoding uncharacterized protein LOC131874413, giving the protein MVMDNVMCFRSEEFAEFCANYGIIMSYSSPYHPRGNGQAESSNRSLLNIIKKILEENKRFWDQKLRLALWADRVTIKKAISTSPFELVYGVKARLPVNNLLPVYNFLQIEGLEMSKPMEERMIQLVEMKEMRTVAHKRNMKLQLQSKYLFDKMNV; this is encoded by the coding sequence ATGGTCATGGACAATGTCATGTGCTTCAGGTCTGAGGAGTTTGCAGAATTTtgtgctaattatgggattattatgtcatactcttcaccatacCACCCACGGGGAAATGGCCAGGCAGAATCAAGTAATAGAAGTctcctcaatattatcaagaagatcctagaggaaaataaaaggttctGGGATCAAAAGCTTAGgttagctttatgggctgacaggGTGACTATAAAAAAGGCCATTAgtacatccccttttgagctagtttatggagtgaaagcTAGACTACCtgtgaataatttgcttccagtttacaATTTTTTGCAGATTGAAGGATTAGAAATGTCTAagcccatggaagaaagaatgattcaaTTAGTAGAGATGAAGGAAATGAGGACTGTAGCTCATAAAAGaaatatgaaacttcaattacagtcaaagtacctttttgataaaatgAATGTATAA